The genomic stretch ATTGAAAAGAACAGCATACGTAAATTGGGGATCCTACCAAACTTGAGTGACTTATAGTTAATTTGTGGAAGTTCAAGAAAATATATATTCCTATATAATCCACTTTTCTTTATACCACTAATAAACTTGCTTGAAATACGTTCAGAGCTTCTAATACCTAGATTCTACGTCAGTACTTCAAAAAGCATAATCAAAGCCTTGATAAATATGCGTTCCTTCGAAATTCAGCTTTCACCCATTGGGTGAAAGAAAAGTGCTCAAAAATATGTTAAATTATCAGCTTTTATGACTCGATATATGGTAAAATAATAGTAAGAAAAGTAGTAAAAAGGGGTTCTAATTATGATTAATAAAATTGATTTCAAAGCTAAGAATCTAACATCAAATGCAGGTCTTTTTCTGCTCCTTGAGAATGCAAAAAGCAATGGGATTTTTGATTTTATTGAAAATGACCTCGTATTTGATAATGACTCAACAAATAAAATCAAGATGAATCATATAAAGACCATGCTCTGCGGTCACTTCATTGGCATTGATAAGTTAGAACGTCTAAAGCTACTTCAAAATGATCCCCTCGTCAACGAGTTTGATATTTCCGTAAAAGAACCTGAAACAGTGTCACGGTTTCTAGGAAACTTCAACTTCAAGACAACCCAAATGTTTAGAGACATTAATTTTAAAGTCTTTAAAAAACTGCTCACTAAAAGTAAATTGACATCCATTACGATTGATATTGATAGTAGTGTAATTAACGTAGAAGGTCATCAAGAAGGTGCGTCAAAAGGATATAATCCTAAGAAACTGGGAAACCGATGCTACAATATCCAATTTGCATTTTGCGACGAATTAAAAGCATATGTTACCGGATTTGTAAGAAGTGGCAATACTTACACTGCAAACGGTGCTGCGGAAATGATCAAAGAAATTGTTGCTAACATCAAATCAGACGATTTAGAAATTTTATTTCGAATGGATAGTGGCTACTTTGATGAAAAAATTATCGAAACGATAGAATCTCTTGGATGCAAATATTTAATTAAAGCCAAAAGTTATTCTACACTCACCTCACAAGCAACGAATTCATCAATTGTATTCGTTAAAGGAGAAGAAGGTAGAGAAACTACAGAACTGTATACAAAATTAGTTAAATGGGAAAAAGACAGAAGATTTGTCGTATCTCGCGTACTGAAACCAGAAAAAGAAAGAGCACAATTATCACTTTTAGAAGGTTCCGAATACGACTACTTTTTCTTTGTAACAAAATACTACCTTGCTTTCTGAAAAAGTAGTTATATACTATGAAAAGCGTGGTAATGCTGAAAACTATATCAAAGAAGCCAAATACGACATGGCGGTGGGTCATCTCTTGCTAAAGTCATTTTGGGCGAATGAAGCCGTGTTTCAAATGATGATGCTTTCATATAACCTATTTTTGTTGTTCAAGTTTGATTCCTTGGACTCTTCAGAATACAGACAGCAAATAAAGACCTTTCGTTTGAAGTATGTATTTCTTGCAGCAAAAATAATCAAAACCGCAAGATATGTAATCATGAAGTTGTCGGAAAACTATCCGTACAAGGGAGTGTATGAAAAATGTCTGGTATAATAAGAATATCATCAATAAAATTGAGTGTTGCTCTGTGGATAACTTGCAGAGTTTATTAAGTATCATTGCAGCAAAGATGAAATCAATGATTTATCAAAAATGATTGAAAGGTGGTTGTAAATAATGTTACAATGTGTGAGAAGCAGTCTAAATTCTTCGTGAAATAGTGATTTTTGAAGCTAATAAAAAACACACGTGGAATTTAGGTAATAAATAAATCAGCAGTCTCATTCGGATATGTATTTACACGAATATTCGTGACATTTAGCAACATAAGTTCCGTCCACGCGTAACAAGCAATCATTATTATACCTCCACCTCTGGTGACACTGAATTTGTCACACATATCTCTCTTAACGTATTTTGCAAATCGAAGATCGAATCTACTATTTTAATTTTATTTTTATTACTATAACAACTCATCAAATCTAAAGCGTATAACTCCTCTGTCTGCCGATCCTCTTTTCGAATACAATTATAAATTCTATATGTGAAAATAATGAATGGCTCCTTGTTAAATATAAACTTAGGATACATTGCAACAGTTGAATCCTTTGTCACTAATATTTTATTTTCCATATTCACCTGATTGAAAATCCCTTCAAATAAGAAATTCCGTCGATCAACAAAAACACCTGCATTCTCGTACTGAATTGCAAAATTCGGATCGTTTTCTATAGTTACGGGATGGACCTTAATTACAATCTGATCTTTTCCCACTGTCTCAACCACTTGAGGAAGAATTTCGTTATATTTGTCATAAATCTCACCATCTCTATTTAATGTTGGTGTCGCAATATAATAGATAGTACGTTTATCGTATTGGCTAAAGTCGAATTCTTTATATACTTCTTTTAAGATTCCATAACAAACTTGGTTTGATTCATTGATCTGTAGAATTCTATATGGTTTCAGGATTTTCTTGTCACGGCGTAAATGGGGTTTATATAAGTAGATACTATCTACCATATTATTGCATCGTCTACTAAACCATCCAAAGTATAAAACCCTAATTATTCTTTCCTTTACCCTCCCGCCAATTATAACTTTACACAACCATTCTTTATCCGCATAGTAACCATTAATTCCTTCCTCAACAAAGCTAACCATTATATTTGAGTTAGTACTGGAAAAGTATCTCAAAAGAAAGATAGTGTCTGCCCAATACCCAGCTGTAAGCATCTTGCAATATACAGTATTTCCTACACTTGCTTTAAGCACTTTATTATAATATTCTTTAAGATGCTTTCCAAATAAAAAATTTTTTATCAGTGGAATTTTTCCTAGTAAACTACATTCCAATGGAGAAGGAGGATCAATATAAAATACGCTATTGAAAATCCTACTATCCTTTATGCTTTGAACAAGGCGCTCTGAAATTCGTTCTAGCTTAAGAATTATAAGGTCTGCCTCTTCTTTTTCATAAGAATTAACCTTAACATTCACTAAATTAATAAGCTGTGTATTTGTCCATCCATAGCAGACTATCATTTTTTCTCTCCACTTTACTTGTTTATTTAAAAGGCAACGCATGTAACATAATTATACTTTACGTTTTTAAAGATATTAGTTAATTACATTTGGCACAATAAATATTTGAAAGTAAATATTTTTGAATATTTTCGACATTATCTAATAATGCATCACACATATTTTAAATGAATTATGCTCAATTATGGTAATTAATTATATGATCTTATATCTTCTTATTCGTAATCTAGTTTCAATACTAAAGAAAACAACTCCAATAAACAAACAAATTGTAATACTGACTATAATTTGACCCAATAAACCAAATGAAGAAAGAAAATAATTATCTAGCTTACTATTAAAATATACCATTTGTACTAGAAATATATGATAGGAGGATTTGCCAAGTATTGATAACACATTGTGCAAAACTATCGAAAACTGTGTAATATCAACTTTACTAAAAATATATACTAACGTGAAGGCGTAAAATGCACTCGGAAAAGAAGTAGTCGGCCAAAATTTAAATATTAATGGTTTATATCCAAGATATCTAAGCGAAAAGATAAAGACAAACCCAACACTGAATAAGATATGCAATATTGTATTACTTTTTAAAACGTCCTTTATAACGTCTTTATACAAGTAATAAATGACACCGATCATAACACAACCTAAATATCTGAGAAACATCAAACGATATGCACTTACAGGGATCTTAAGTAATTGAATTGTAATTTCAAATAGAAATTGGATTAGTACAATATAAGTAATACCTACTGTATTCTTCTGCTTTATCAAAAA from Desulfitobacterium dichloroeliminans LMG P-21439 encodes the following:
- a CDS encoding acyltransferase family protein: MYAISNGLIVNNRQKLVHLDYLKAICIIFVVITHTAISSDLRIRFLFPFYIDMAVPIFMIISGYTYSMSLENRSIHSVLEWFEAKNFSDKFLRIFSPFIIAFLIEIVDKVGIKNIIDLRININLKSIAIGFLTGGWGPGSYYFPVLIQLLIIFPFIYFLIKQKNTVGITYIVLIQFLFEITIQLLKIPVSAYRLMFLRYLGCVMIGVIYYLYKDVIKDVLKSNTILHILFSVGFVFIFSLRYLGYKPLIFKFWPTTSFPSAFYAFTLVYIFSKVDITQFSIVLHNVLSILGKSSYHIFLVQMVYFNSKLDNYFLSSFGLLGQIIVSITICLFIGVVFFSIETRLRIRRYKII